A single genomic interval of Caballeronia sp. NK8 harbors:
- a CDS encoding ABC transporter ATP-binding protein: MIKLSNLTKRYDGAASPVVDGINMEVGAGEICVLLGPSGCGKTTTLKMINRLVRPTSGKIYLEGRDTDEFEVVELRRRIGYVIQQIGLFPNMTVEENISVVPTLLGWDKAKARRRAAELLEIVALDPATYLTRYPKDLSGGQAQRVGVARALATDPPVMLMDEPFGAIDPINRELIQDEFLRIQKQVKKTIMFVSHDIDEAVKMADKIAIFRNGHLEQFDSPDNILARPATPFIAGFVGSDRALKRLRLLRARDALGACDCLVRVGEDSTRARAMMEKHGVEQIVLVDAADKPHGYLTVDRLLKVEGPITAAHALPVQATASQKDDLRTVVSTMFASGASWMPAIDDDGRFVGYVSQERIVDMLKLPAGEHA, from the coding sequence ATGATCAAGCTCTCCAACCTTACCAAGCGATATGACGGCGCGGCGAGCCCGGTCGTCGACGGCATCAACATGGAAGTCGGCGCGGGCGAGATCTGCGTGCTGCTCGGGCCGTCGGGATGCGGCAAGACCACGACGCTCAAGATGATCAACCGTCTCGTGCGTCCCACCTCCGGCAAGATCTATCTGGAAGGACGCGATACGGACGAGTTCGAAGTCGTCGAGTTGCGTCGCCGCATCGGTTATGTGATCCAGCAGATCGGGCTCTTTCCGAACATGACGGTCGAGGAAAACATCAGCGTGGTGCCGACGCTGCTCGGCTGGGACAAGGCGAAGGCGCGCCGCCGCGCGGCGGAACTGCTGGAGATCGTGGCGCTCGATCCGGCCACGTACCTCACGCGCTATCCGAAGGATCTGTCGGGCGGTCAGGCGCAACGCGTGGGCGTGGCCCGCGCGCTCGCCACCGATCCGCCCGTCATGCTGATGGACGAACCGTTCGGCGCCATCGATCCGATCAACCGCGAACTGATTCAGGACGAGTTCCTGCGCATTCAGAAGCAGGTGAAGAAGACGATCATGTTCGTGAGCCACGACATCGACGAAGCCGTGAAAATGGCCGACAAGATCGCGATCTTCCGCAACGGCCATCTCGAACAATTCGATTCGCCGGACAACATTCTCGCGCGGCCCGCGACGCCGTTCATCGCAGGCTTCGTCGGTTCGGACCGGGCGCTCAAGCGTCTGCGTCTGCTGCGTGCCCGCGATGCGCTCGGCGCATGCGACTGCCTCGTGCGCGTCGGCGAGGACAGCACGCGCGCCCGCGCGATGATGGAAAAGCACGGTGTCGAACAGATCGTGCTCGTCGATGCCGCCGACAAACCGCACGGCTATCTCACGGTCGACCGCCTGCTGAAAGTCGAAGGCCCGATCACGGCGGCGCACGCGCTGCCCGTGCAGGCCACCGCGAGCCAGAAAGATGACCTGCGCACAGTGGTTTCGACGATGTTCGCGAGCGGCGCATCGTGGATGCCCGCCATCGATGACGACGGCCGCTTCGTCGGCTATGTGAGTCAGGAACGCATCGTCGATATGTTGAAGCTTCCCGCAGGAGAGCACGCATGA
- a CDS encoding ABC transporter permease, translating to METLAFIWDNLASIARMTAEHIEIVGVGVGLAIITGVPLGIVITINQRLAKIVLYVAAIIMTIPSVALFGLMIPVLSVIGQGIGFLPTVISLFLYSQLPIVRNTYTAITNIDPALREAARGMGMTTGERLRKVEIPIALPIIMAGVRMAVVINVGIAAIAAYIGAGGLGKLISRGISQSDPRQLIAGAILVSVLAIAADIGLSWVQRFLTPKGLRAPSRAGSLALRLSAMTGFRKQTGHAQ from the coding sequence GTGGAAACCCTTGCCTTCATCTGGGACAACCTGGCAAGCATCGCCAGGATGACCGCCGAGCACATCGAGATCGTCGGAGTGGGCGTCGGACTCGCGATCATCACCGGCGTGCCGCTCGGCATCGTCATCACCATCAATCAACGCCTCGCGAAGATCGTGCTGTATGTCGCCGCGATCATCATGACGATTCCCTCCGTCGCGCTGTTCGGCCTGATGATCCCCGTCCTCTCCGTGATCGGCCAGGGCATCGGCTTTCTGCCGACGGTCATCTCGCTCTTCCTCTATTCGCAACTGCCGATCGTGCGCAACACCTACACCGCGATCACCAATATCGATCCGGCGCTGCGTGAAGCCGCGCGCGGCATGGGCATGACGACCGGCGAGCGTCTGCGCAAGGTCGAGATCCCGATCGCGTTGCCGATCATCATGGCCGGCGTGCGCATGGCAGTGGTGATCAACGTGGGCATCGCGGCGATCGCGGCGTATATCGGCGCGGGCGGCCTCGGCAAGCTCATCAGCCGCGGCATTTCGCAATCGGACCCGCGTCAGTTGATCGCTGGCGCGATTCTGGTGAGCGTGCTCGCCATCGCCGCCGATATCGGTCTTTCATGGGTTCAACGCTTTCTCACGCCCAAGGGTCTTCGCGCGCCTTCCCGCGCAGGCAGCCTCGCGCTGCGTCTCTCCGCCATGACGGGCTTTCGCAAACAAACCGGACACGCGCAATAG
- a CDS encoding MFS transporter, with amino-acid sequence MSTEELGSMSVAGECHKRDDTGPPFGRIVSSIASLLLGFALLVMGNGLLGTLVALRMVHANFPASTIGFVQAAYYTGFMLGAWRGSAIIARVGHHRAFAAFAALAACSALGYAVSSQAPVWMALRFMTGFSLVGIFAVMESWLNGVAPNAFRGRVFSVYLITTYLCVGAGQFLIGVASPNGFELFSLVAGLFALSLVPASLARVAVANSDERPEPAGPLESPPKTKLKALPALWRDAPLALWGCFASGLLNSTFYALYPVYMRGAGYAVDEISHFMGVALIAALLPQWPLAHLSDRLDRTRVIRGIAFTLMIASATLFVFHGAAFVQPVAYLFVSLIFTIYGVSVAHANDWIASHQRVAVSAGLLLTFALGGSIGPIAASFVMTCLGPAGLYFFSMCVTAALLALAWRNLRVRRDAASH; translated from the coding sequence GTGAGCACTGAAGAACTGGGCAGCATGAGTGTTGCGGGTGAATGCCATAAACGCGATGACACCGGGCCTCCTTTTGGCCGCATCGTTTCGTCGATCGCCAGCCTGTTGCTCGGCTTCGCGCTGCTCGTGATGGGCAATGGCCTGCTCGGCACACTGGTCGCGCTGCGCATGGTCCATGCGAACTTTCCGGCTTCGACGATCGGCTTCGTTCAGGCCGCCTATTACACGGGCTTCATGCTCGGCGCATGGCGCGGCTCCGCGATCATCGCGCGCGTCGGGCATCATCGCGCGTTCGCGGCCTTCGCGGCGCTCGCCGCGTGCAGCGCGCTCGGTTATGCGGTCAGTTCGCAGGCGCCCGTCTGGATGGCGTTGCGCTTCATGACGGGCTTTTCGCTCGTCGGCATCTTCGCCGTGATGGAGAGCTGGCTCAATGGCGTCGCGCCCAATGCCTTTCGCGGACGAGTGTTCTCCGTGTATCTCATCACCACCTATCTGTGCGTGGGCGCGGGGCAGTTTCTCATCGGCGTCGCGAGTCCGAATGGCTTCGAACTGTTCAGCCTCGTGGCGGGCCTCTTCGCGCTGTCGCTCGTGCCCGCGAGTCTCGCGCGCGTTGCCGTCGCGAACAGCGATGAACGGCCCGAGCCGGCCGGTCCGCTCGAATCGCCGCCGAAGACAAAGCTCAAGGCGTTGCCGGCGCTATGGCGCGACGCGCCGCTCGCGTTATGGGGATGCTTCGCGTCGGGTCTGCTCAACAGCACGTTCTATGCGCTCTATCCCGTGTACATGCGCGGCGCGGGTTATGCCGTCGACGAGATATCGCATTTCATGGGCGTCGCGCTGATCGCGGCGCTGCTGCCGCAATGGCCGCTCGCTCATCTGTCGGACAGGCTCGATCGCACGCGCGTGATTCGCGGCATTGCCTTCACGCTGATGATCGCGAGCGCCACGCTGTTCGTCTTTCACGGCGCGGCGTTCGTGCAACCCGTCGCGTATCTCTTCGTGAGTCTCATCTTCACCATCTACGGCGTATCGGTCGCGCACGCGAACGACTGGATCGCTTCGCATCAACGCGTGGCGGTGAGCGCCGGCCTGCTGTTGACGTTCGCGCTCGGCGGCAGTATCGGCCCGATCGCGGCTTCGTTCGTGATGACTTGCCTGGGTCCGGCGGGCCTGTATTTCTTCTCGATGTGCGTGACCGCCGCCCTCCTCGCGCTCGCCTGGCGCAACCTGCGCGTGCGCCGCGATGCCGCATCGCATTGA
- a CDS encoding oxidoreductase: MTVSNDTPVWFITGCSTGFGRELASAVIGKGWRAVVAARDPDSVADLVERAGDRAIAVRLDVTRADEIRAAVDDAHAAFGHIDVLVNNAGFGYLSAVEEGEDDEVRAMFETNFFGAAAMIRAVLPRMRERRSGHVVNITSVGGLVGNPGSGYYAATKFALEGLGEALARETETLGIKVTAVEPGPFRTDWAGRSLKQTRNVIDDYAQTSGVRRAAIAQRSGKQPGDPARAAQVIIEAVTSAEPPGHLVLGGPGLELVRTKLAKLTAEIDAWLTRSEWTDSPER, encoded by the coding sequence ATGACCGTTTCGAATGACACGCCTGTCTGGTTCATCACCGGATGCTCGACCGGTTTCGGCCGGGAACTGGCGTCGGCGGTGATCGGGAAGGGCTGGCGTGCGGTCGTGGCCGCGCGCGATCCGGACAGTGTCGCCGATCTCGTCGAACGCGCCGGAGATCGCGCGATCGCGGTGCGTCTCGACGTCACGCGCGCCGATGAAATCCGCGCAGCGGTCGACGATGCTCATGCCGCTTTCGGCCATATCGACGTGCTCGTGAACAACGCGGGTTTCGGCTATCTCTCGGCCGTGGAAGAGGGCGAAGACGACGAAGTGCGCGCGATGTTCGAGACGAATTTCTTTGGCGCCGCCGCGATGATCCGGGCCGTGCTGCCGCGCATGCGCGAGCGTCGCTCGGGGCACGTGGTCAACATTACGTCGGTGGGTGGGCTCGTCGGCAATCCGGGCAGCGGTTATTACGCGGCGACGAAGTTCGCGCTCGAAGGCCTCGGCGAAGCGCTCGCGCGCGAAACCGAAACGCTCGGCATCAAGGTGACGGCGGTCGAGCCGGGACCGTTCCGCACGGATTGGGCGGGGCGGTCGCTGAAGCAGACGCGCAATGTCATCGACGATTACGCGCAGACCTCGGGCGTGCGGCGCGCGGCGATCGCGCAGCGCAGCGGCAAGCAGCCGGGCGATCCGGCGCGGGCCGCGCAGGTGATCATCGAAGCGGTCACGTCGGCCGAGCCGCCGGGGCATCTCGTGCTCGGCGGGCCGGGGCTGGAACTGGTCCGCACGAAGCTCGCGAAGCTCACAGCCGAGATCGATGCCTGGCTGACGCGTAGCGAGTGGACCGACAGCCCGGAGCGCTGA
- a CDS encoding acetoacetate decarboxylase yields MKEDDIRRNAFAMPVHNPAYPRPPFRFLEREYFIISYETDLDALRAVVPEPLKVDNGLVHYEFIRMPDSSGFGDYTESGQVISVIDPDGNRGSYTHAMYLDDEGPIAGGREIWGFPKKLASPRLGVDGKDTLLGTLDYGTQRIATGTMGYKYRPLDLEAERKKLADTPNYLLKVIPHVDGTARVCELVRFFLRDVSVIGAWEGPAALELHAHALAPVADLPVRKVVGARHVIANLTLDIGEVAYDYLAPPDELKLAVNQ; encoded by the coding sequence GTGAAAGAAGACGACATCCGCAGGAATGCCTTCGCCATGCCTGTGCACAATCCCGCCTACCCGCGTCCGCCGTTCCGTTTCCTCGAGCGCGAGTACTTCATCATCTCCTATGAGACCGATCTCGACGCGTTGCGCGCCGTGGTGCCCGAACCGCTCAAGGTGGACAACGGTCTCGTGCATTACGAATTCATTCGCATGCCGGATTCATCGGGCTTCGGCGACTACACCGAAAGCGGTCAGGTGATCTCCGTCATCGATCCGGATGGCAACAGGGGCAGCTACACGCACGCGATGTATCTCGACGACGAAGGCCCGATCGCGGGTGGCCGCGAGATCTGGGGCTTTCCGAAGAAGCTCGCGTCGCCGCGTCTTGGCGTCGATGGCAAGGACACGCTGCTCGGCACGCTCGATTACGGCACGCAACGCATCGCGACGGGCACGATGGGCTACAAGTATCGTCCGCTCGATCTGGAAGCCGAGCGCAAGAAGCTCGCCGATACGCCGAACTATCTGCTGAAGGTCATCCCGCATGTCGACGGCACCGCGCGCGTGTGCGAACTGGTTCGCTTCTTTCTGCGCGATGTGAGCGTGATCGGCGCATGGGAAGGGCCGGCCGCGCTCGAACTGCATGCGCACGCGCTCGCGCCCGTGGCCGATCTGCCGGTGCGCAAGGTCGTCGGCGCGCGGCATGTCATTGCGAATCTCACGCTCGATATCGGCGAAGTCGCCTACGACTATCTCGCGCCGCCCGACGAACTCAAACTCGCCGTCAATCAATAA
- a CDS encoding 3-hydroxybutyrate dehydrogenase, producing the protein MALQGKVALVTGAASGIGEQTARKLAADGAAVVIADLNLANAQTVADSIVAAGGKAIAVSMDVTSEDAVNAGIEETVAKLGGIDVLVSNAGIQIVAPIEEYAYADWKKMLAIHLDGAFLTTKAAIKHMYASGKGGSIIYMGSVHSHEASKLKSAYVTAKHGLLGLARVVAKEGGPRGVRANVVCPGFVRTPLVEKQIPEQAKALGISEEDVVKNVMLKETVDGEFTTVADVANTVAFLAGFESNALTGQSVVVSHGWFMQ; encoded by the coding sequence ATGGCATTGCAAGGAAAAGTCGCGCTCGTCACGGGCGCAGCGAGCGGCATCGGCGAACAGACCGCGAGGAAGCTCGCGGCAGACGGCGCGGCGGTCGTCATCGCCGATCTGAATCTCGCGAATGCGCAGACGGTCGCGGACAGCATCGTCGCGGCGGGCGGCAAGGCAATCGCCGTGTCGATGGACGTGACGAGCGAAGACGCGGTGAACGCGGGCATCGAAGAAACGGTGGCGAAGCTCGGCGGCATCGATGTGCTGGTATCGAACGCGGGCATCCAGATCGTCGCGCCGATCGAAGAGTACGCATATGCGGACTGGAAGAAGATGCTCGCGATCCATCTCGACGGCGCGTTCCTGACGACGAAAGCCGCGATCAAGCATATGTACGCATCGGGCAAGGGCGGCTCGATCATCTACATGGGATCGGTGCACTCGCATGAGGCATCGAAGCTGAAGTCGGCGTATGTCACGGCGAAGCACGGCTTGCTGGGACTGGCGCGCGTCGTCGCGAAAGAAGGCGGTCCGCGTGGCGTGCGCGCCAATGTGGTGTGCCCCGGTTTCGTACGCACGCCGCTCGTCGAGAAGCAGATTCCCGAGCAGGCGAAGGCGCTCGGCATCTCGGAAGAAGACGTCGTGAAGAACGTGATGCTGAAGGAAACCGTCGATGGCGAATTCACGACCGTAGCCGATGTCGCGAACACGGTCGCGTTCCTCGCGGGCTTCGAATCGAATGCGCTGACGGGGCAGTCGGTCGTCGTGAGCCACGGCTGGTTCATGCAATAA
- a CDS encoding patatin-like phospholipase family protein codes for MRRSQRNTLTRPNDVALPDYDDVCLVLQGGGALGSYQAGVFEGLAEVGVEPTWTSGISIGALNTAIIAGNAPEDRVAALRGFWNTICQPADLIGHVGAFVPAAFGFANLGRKFSSMWAAARALTEGQKGFFSPRVQVPSIQTKSRRPSEVSYYDTSALRATLLQFADFDRINDGPMRVSVGAVNVRTGNLVYFDNTKMRLAPEHFMASGALPPGFPAVEIDGEFYWDGGLVSNTPLTEIIRESQHKDTLVFQVDLWSARGTLPGDFLDVSERTKDIQYSSRTRAITDFVSHNQKHARLIKELLEHVPEKVRRTHPGLREAQQVADGGAVNVVHLIYKNKFFEGHYKDFEFSNDTMDEHWASGLDDIRRSFGHPEWFEVPSHDLGFVTHDVHRFEPAPKATAEMPKAVAQKLDDVDVVEGI; via the coding sequence ATGCGCCGCAGTCAACGCAACACACTCACGCGGCCGAACGATGTCGCGCTGCCGGACTACGATGATGTTTGCCTCGTGCTGCAAGGCGGCGGCGCGCTGGGTTCATATCAGGCCGGCGTGTTCGAAGGGCTTGCCGAAGTCGGCGTCGAACCGACGTGGACGTCGGGCATTTCCATTGGCGCGCTGAATACCGCGATCATCGCGGGCAATGCGCCTGAAGACCGCGTGGCCGCGCTGCGCGGTTTCTGGAACACGATCTGTCAGCCCGCGGATCTGATCGGGCACGTGGGCGCGTTCGTGCCCGCCGCCTTCGGCTTCGCCAATCTCGGCCGCAAGTTTTCGAGCATGTGGGCGGCGGCGCGCGCGCTGACCGAAGGACAGAAAGGTTTCTTCTCGCCACGCGTGCAGGTGCCGTCGATCCAGACGAAGAGCAGGCGTCCCAGCGAAGTGAGCTACTACGATACCTCGGCGCTGCGCGCAACGCTGCTGCAATTCGCCGATTTCGATCGCATCAACGATGGGCCGATGCGAGTGTCGGTGGGCGCGGTGAATGTGCGTACCGGCAATCTCGTCTACTTCGACAATACGAAGATGCGTCTCGCGCCCGAGCATTTCATGGCCTCGGGTGCGTTGCCGCCGGGCTTTCCGGCGGTGGAGATCGATGGTGAGTTCTACTGGGACGGCGGCCTCGTATCGAATACGCCGCTGACGGAAATCATCCGCGAAAGCCAGCACAAGGACACGCTCGTATTTCAGGTAGATCTGTGGAGCGCGCGCGGCACGCTGCCCGGCGATTTTCTCGATGTGAGCGAGCGCACGAAGGACATTCAGTATTCGAGCCGGACGCGCGCGATCACCGACTTCGTTTCGCATAACCAGAAGCATGCGCGGCTCATCAAGGAACTGCTGGAGCACGTTCCCGAGAAAGTGCGGCGCACGCATCCGGGGTTGCGCGAGGCGCAGCAGGTCGCGGATGGCGGCGCGGTGAACGTCGTGCATCTCATCTACAAGAACAAGTTCTTCGAAGGACACTACAAGGACTTCGAGTTCAGCAACGACACGATGGACGAACACTGGGCGAGCGGTCTCGACGACATTCGCCGCTCGTTCGGGCATCCGGAGTGGTTCGAGGTGCCGAGCCATGATCTCGGCTTCGTGACGCATGACGTGCACCGCTTCGAGCCTGCGCCGAAGGCGACCGCCGAGATGCCGAAGGCGGTGGCGCAGAAGCTGGATGATGTGGATGTGGTCGAAGGGATTTGA
- a CDS encoding VOC family protein, whose amino-acid sequence MPAWKPAAYPSVSPYLVCANAEAIITFLERVFEGALIRRFDRPDGSLMHAEVRIDDSVVMIGGGATDQQSSGPHIHVYVPDAQAVYDRALQHGARSVQAPERKRADDDFRGGFCDAAGTTWWVATQ is encoded by the coding sequence ATGCCCGCCTGGAAGCCCGCCGCTTACCCCTCCGTCAGCCCCTATCTCGTCTGCGCCAACGCCGAAGCGATCATCACGTTTCTCGAACGTGTCTTCGAAGGCGCATTGATCCGCCGTTTCGATCGTCCCGACGGCTCGCTGATGCACGCCGAGGTACGCATCGACGACAGTGTCGTGATGATCGGCGGCGGCGCGACGGATCAGCAATCGTCCGGTCCGCACATCCACGTCTATGTGCCCGACGCGCAAGCCGTCTACGACCGCGCGTTGCAACACGGCGCGCGCAGCGTGCAGGCGCCCGAGCGCAAACGCGCCGATGACGACTTCCGTGGCGGCTTTTGCGATGCCGCCGGCACGACGTGGTGGGTCGCGACACAGTAA
- a CDS encoding LysR family transcriptional regulator, with amino-acid sequence MLHGIALKYFVEVARVGSLAAASEQLHVAVSAISRQIAKLEEQAGTPLFERMPRGMILTEAGELLVQHARRALMDGDAVLDEISDMHALGRGIVRIGCTEGFTRCFLPSVMAAHYREHPRTRFVMRSGTPGQVEHWVASGEVDIGLAFSTSTSTALSVEYSVKAPVCALLPPTHPLAGKPGLTLDDILQYPTAVLDRGTTVRQLIDWCCSARGVHLEPVLTSNNSSAMHHFAALTGAITLGSAVALEGDPGRQTLVATPIDEPLLNERLLQVTVMRERRLPPVVDQFLNTLTDALRESLGKPEARARRKKR; translated from the coding sequence GTGCTGCATGGCATCGCACTCAAATACTTCGTGGAAGTCGCGCGCGTCGGCTCGCTCGCGGCGGCATCGGAACAGCTTCACGTGGCGGTATCGGCGATCAGCCGGCAGATCGCGAAACTGGAGGAACAGGCGGGCACGCCGCTATTCGAGCGCATGCCGCGCGGCATGATCCTGACCGAAGCGGGCGAACTGCTGGTGCAGCACGCGCGTCGCGCGTTGATGGATGGCGACGCGGTGCTCGACGAAATCTCGGACATGCATGCGCTCGGGCGCGGGATCGTACGCATCGGCTGCACGGAGGGTTTCACGCGCTGCTTTCTGCCGAGCGTGATGGCGGCGCATTATCGCGAGCACCCGCGCACGCGCTTCGTGATGCGCTCCGGCACGCCCGGGCAAGTCGAGCATTGGGTCGCGAGCGGCGAAGTGGATATCGGGCTCGCGTTTTCGACCTCGACATCGACGGCGCTGAGCGTCGAATACAGCGTCAAGGCGCCGGTGTGCGCGTTGCTGCCGCCGACGCATCCGCTCGCGGGCAAGCCAGGCCTCACGCTCGACGATATCCTTCAGTACCCCACTGCCGTGCTCGATCGCGGCACCACCGTGCGCCAGTTGATCGACTGGTGTTGTTCGGCGCGCGGCGTGCATCTGGAGCCGGTTCTTACGAGCAACAACTCGAGCGCCATGCATCATTTCGCCGCGCTCACTGGCGCGATCACGCTGGGCAGCGCGGTCGCGCTCGAAGGCGATCCCGGCCGGCAGACGCTCGTCGCCACGCCTATCGACGAGCCTTTGCTCAACGAACGTCTGCTGCAGGTGACGGTGATGCGCGAGCGCCGTCTGCCGCCCGTGGTCGATCAGTTTCTGAACACGCTGACGGACGCGCTGCGCGAGAGTCTCGGCAAGCCCGAGGCGCGCGCGAGGAGAAAAAAACGTTAG
- a CDS encoding M20 family metallopeptidase: MKEPHNTRKTAIDIACQSFDSGVFLADLQRRVAVRTESQNGPNAALHAYLTDEVSDTLARLGFTARVIENPVADGPPFLIAERHESDRAPTVLTYGHGDVVRGYDEQWRAGLKPWEIVVDKDRWYGRGTADNKGQHSVNFAALAAVLQARDGKLGYNVKVIFETGEEIGSPGLDEVCAAHKDALAADVFIASDGPRVSAERPTLFLGSRGGVPFELTVDLREGGHHSGNWGGVLRNPAVVLSHAIASLVDRDGRIAVEGLRPPPISAAVRAALADIELGRDESSPEIDPTWGEPGLTPTERVIGWNALEVLAMKSGNADAPVNAIPPAAKAVCQLRFVVGTDWENLQTHLERHFAAHGFTEVSVKATRGTPATRLELDDPWVHWALDSMRATTGKKPALLPNLGGTVPNDVFAKTLGLPTLWVPHSYPACNQHAPNEHVLAPVMRESLGLMAGLWWDLGEAGEAIVATRNAR, encoded by the coding sequence GTGAAAGAGCCCCATAACACTCGAAAAACCGCCATCGATATAGCGTGCCAGTCGTTCGATTCGGGCGTGTTTTTGGCCGATTTGCAGCGCCGCGTCGCGGTTCGCACCGAGAGCCAGAACGGGCCGAATGCCGCGCTGCACGCCTATCTGACCGATGAAGTCAGCGACACGCTCGCGCGTCTCGGCTTCACGGCGCGCGTGATCGAGAACCCCGTCGCCGACGGCCCGCCGTTTCTGATCGCCGAACGGCACGAGTCGGACCGCGCGCCGACCGTGCTGACCTACGGCCACGGCGATGTCGTGCGCGGCTACGACGAGCAATGGCGCGCGGGCCTGAAGCCGTGGGAGATCGTCGTCGACAAAGACCGCTGGTACGGTCGCGGCACCGCCGACAACAAGGGCCAGCATTCGGTCAACTTCGCGGCGCTCGCAGCGGTGCTCCAGGCGCGCGACGGCAAGCTCGGCTACAACGTGAAGGTGATCTTCGAGACCGGCGAGGAAATCGGTTCGCCGGGTCTCGACGAAGTCTGCGCCGCGCACAAGGACGCGCTCGCAGCCGACGTGTTCATTGCGTCCGATGGCCCGCGCGTCTCGGCGGAGCGACCGACGCTCTTTCTCGGTTCGCGCGGCGGCGTGCCGTTCGAACTGACGGTCGATCTGCGCGAAGGCGGGCATCACTCGGGCAACTGGGGCGGCGTGCTGCGCAATCCGGCGGTCGTGCTGTCGCATGCGATCGCGAGTCTCGTCGATCGCGACGGGCGCATCGCTGTGGAAGGATTGCGGCCGCCGCCGATTTCCGCTGCGGTCCGCGCCGCGCTCGCCGATATCGAACTGGGCCGCGACGAAAGCTCGCCCGAGATCGATCCGACCTGGGGCGAACCGGGCCTGACGCCGACCGAACGCGTGATCGGCTGGAATGCGCTCGAAGTGCTCGCGATGAAATCCGGCAACGCCGATGCGCCCGTCAACGCGATTCCGCCCGCTGCGAAAGCGGTGTGTCAGTTGCGCTTCGTCGTCGGCACGGACTGGGAGAACTTGCAGACGCATCTCGAACGCCATTTCGCGGCGCACGGCTTCACCGAAGTGAGCGTGAAGGCGACGCGCGGCACGCCCGCGACGCGTCTCGAACTCGACGATCCGTGGGTCCACTGGGCGCTCGATTCGATGCGCGCGACCACCGGCAAGAAGCCGGCCTTGCTGCCGAATCTCGGCGGCACCGTGCCCAACGACGTCTTCGCGAAAACGCTCGGCCTGCCGACGCTCTGGGTGCCGCATTCATATCCCGCCTGCAATCAGCACGCGCCGAACGAGCACGTGCTCGCGCCGGTCATGCGCGAATCGCTCGGCCTGATGGCGGGCCTCTGGTGGGATCTCGGCGAAGCGGGCGAGGCGATCGTCGCCACGCGCAACGCCCGTTGA